In Nitrospirota bacterium, a single window of DNA contains:
- a CDS encoding 2-oxo acid dehydrogenase subunit E2, giving the protein MPKEFKFADLGEGITEGEIVKWFVQEGSAVTVDQTLLEVETDKAIVPISSPFTGIIKAIHGKEGEIIKVGDVLVEFSDERLKKDFGSVVGILEEAPEDLEEARPDPGVIEKSRAIPSVRVLARSIGVDLNRVKGTGPEGRIRKEDVLAYSSASEVESKRLAPHAAPGGKPESGGIEIEVVRPPDSVERIPFKGIRRTAARLVVDSVQKIPHVTFMDKADMTRLQEVREQEKTAIEKQGLKLTYLPFIIKSVIAGLKLYPYLNSSLDEGRQEIILKKYYHIGIAVDTPNGLMVFALKNADQKSILEIARELNDLGQKAVSRTIDLKDLKGSTFTITNYGVIGGTYGTPIINYPEAAILGVGKIEDQAVVINGKIVIRKIAPLSLAFDHRLIDGADAGRFLNAVIEHIQNPNLLLIESR; this is encoded by the coding sequence ATGCCGAAAGAATTTAAATTTGCGGATTTAGGCGAAGGGATTACCGAAGGGGAAATTGTAAAGTGGTTTGTTCAGGAAGGGTCCGCGGTTACCGTGGACCAGACCCTTCTTGAAGTTGAAACCGATAAGGCAATCGTACCCATTTCTTCTCCTTTTACAGGGATCATTAAAGCGATTCATGGAAAAGAAGGGGAAATCATAAAGGTCGGGGATGTGTTAGTGGAGTTCTCGGACGAAAGGCTTAAAAAAGATTTCGGGTCCGTTGTTGGCATACTGGAAGAAGCCCCGGAAGATTTGGAAGAGGCGCGGCCGGATCCTGGTGTCATTGAAAAGTCCCGTGCCATTCCTTCAGTAAGGGTTTTGGCCAGGTCGATCGGAGTCGATTTAAACCGGGTGAAAGGAACGGGTCCCGAAGGACGGATTCGAAAAGAGGATGTTTTAGCTTATTCTTCAGCTTCAGAGGTGGAAAGCAAAAGGCTTGCGCCTCATGCTGCGCCAGGCGGGAAGCCGGAGTCGGGCGGCATTGAGATCGAAGTTGTCCGCCCTCCAGATTCAGTGGAGCGGATTCCTTTTAAAGGGATCAGAAGAACGGCCGCCAGGCTTGTGGTTGATTCGGTCCAGAAAATACCCCACGTTACCTTTATGGATAAAGCCGATATGACCCGTCTGCAAGAGGTGCGGGAGCAGGAGAAGACGGCGATCGAAAAACAAGGCCTTAAGTTAACCTATCTCCCTTTTATCATCAAATCGGTCATTGCCGGGTTAAAGCTCTATCCTTATTTAAACTCAAGTCTGGATGAAGGTCGTCAGGAAATTATATTAAAAAAATATTATCATATCGGGATCGCTGTCGATACGCCAAACGGCCTAATGGTTTTTGCCCTCAAAAATGCCGACCAAAAAAGCATTCTCGAGATCGCGAGAGAACTCAATGATCTGGGTCAAAAAGCGGTCTCCAGAACCATTGACTTAAAAGATTTAAAGGGAAGCACTTTTACGATCACTAATTATGGGGTCATTGGCGGAACTTACGGGACGCCCATCATCAATTATCCCGAAGCCGCCATTCTGGGTGTTGGAAAGATTGAAGACCAGGCCGTTGTCATCAACGGAAAAATTGTCATCCGAAAGATTGCCCCCCTCTCCCTTGCTTTTGATCATCGCCTTATTGACGGGGCGGATGCCGGCCGATTTTTAAACGCCGTGATCGAGCATATCCAGAACCCCAACCTTCTCCTCATCGAAAGCCGATAA
- the leuB gene encoding 3-isopropylmalate dehydrogenase, protein MKKEFKIAILPGDGIGPEVMTEALKVMDRIEEKFDIKFKRTEANVGGAGIDREGKALPDRTVQICKESDAILFGSVGGPKWENLPPQEQPERGALLPLRKIFGLFANLRPAIVFPALAKSSVLRSDIVGEGFNILIVRELTGGIYFGQPKGREKIEQGERGFDTLVYTTPEIERIAHVAFQAARKRSKKVTSIDKANVLTTMVLWREVVTRVGKLYPDVTLSHMYVDNAAMQLVKNPRQFDVILADNMFGDILSDEAAMLTGSLGMLPSASLSEGSFGLFEPSGGSAPDIAGKGIANPIAQILSFGMLLKYACQSEKASLTVETAVKNVLDRGFRTSDIALNAGAEKIVTTGEMGDLISMEIKGS, encoded by the coding sequence TTGAAGAAGGAATTTAAAATAGCCATTTTACCTGGCGATGGGATCGGTCCGGAGGTCATGACAGAGGCATTAAAAGTCATGGATCGAATTGAAGAAAAATTCGACATTAAGTTTAAACGGACCGAAGCCAATGTCGGGGGTGCGGGAATCGATCGGGAAGGAAAAGCGCTCCCCGATCGAACGGTTCAGATCTGCAAAGAATCGGATGCTATCTTATTCGGGTCCGTTGGCGGTCCAAAATGGGAAAATCTTCCCCCGCAGGAACAGCCTGAGCGAGGCGCTCTTCTTCCCCTCCGAAAAATCTTTGGTTTATTTGCCAATTTGCGGCCTGCGATCGTCTTCCCGGCCCTGGCGAAATCATCGGTGCTTCGTTCCGATATTGTTGGGGAAGGTTTTAATATTTTGATTGTGCGGGAATTAACCGGAGGGATTTATTTTGGACAGCCCAAAGGCCGGGAAAAAATAGAACAGGGGGAAAGAGGATTTGATACACTGGTCTATACGACTCCGGAAATTGAACGGATTGCTCATGTGGCCTTCCAGGCAGCGCGAAAGAGGTCAAAAAAAGTCACCTCAATTGATAAAGCTAATGTCTTAACCACCATGGTCCTCTGGAGAGAGGTTGTTACCCGGGTTGGAAAACTCTATCCCGATGTGACTTTAAGCCATATGTACGTCGACAATGCGGCTATGCAGCTCGTAAAGAATCCCAGGCAGTTTGATGTTATTTTAGCCGACAATATGTTTGGAGATATCTTAAGCGATGAGGCGGCAATGTTGACCGGTTCTCTCGGCATGCTTCCCTCTGCTTCTTTAAGTGAAGGGAGTTTTGGGCTCTTTGAGCCTTCCGGAGGTTCAGCTCCTGATATTGCGGGGAAAGGGATTGCGAATCCCATCGCGCAGATCCTTTCTTTTGGGATGCTTCTAAAATATGCCTGTCAATCGGAGAAGGCTTCCTTGACCGTTGAGACGGCCGTGAAAAATGTTTTGGACAGAGGTTTCCGGACATCTGATATCGCCTTGAATGCGGGAGCTGAAAAAATCGTCACCACGGGGGAGATGGGAGACTTAATTTCCATGGAGATTAAAGGAAGCTAA
- the ilvB gene encoding biosynthetic-type acetolactate synthase large subunit, with product MKLTGSQILLESLKKEGVDTIFGLPGGVVLGIFDALYHEKALKVILTRHEQGAMHMGEGYAKVTGKAGVVLVTSGPGATNTVTGLTNAYMDSCPLVVITGQVPTQMIGNDAFQEADIVGISRPCTKYSFLVKDVKDLAQIIKEAFYIATTGRPGPVLIDLPKDVTFAKTEFKYPDKVSIRSYNPTIQGNKWQVKQAALSIAKAKRPVLYVGGGVVLSNAYDEIKELAELTQIPVTMTLMGLGAFPGTHPLSLGMLGMHGLACANWAVHDCDLLIAVGARFDDRVTGKVSEFAPNCEVIHIDIDPTSIRKNFKVDVPIVGDVKSVLKELNEVIKNSFIGNEDLKALRKPWMAQIGQWKKERPLQYHQEADVIKPQFVIEKLYELTKGNAIVTTDVGQHQMWAAQFYKFNQSRTFLNSGGLGTMGYGFPAALGAQAAFPEKLVINISGDGSIQMNIQELATAVVENLPVKVAILNNRYLGMVRQWQQLFYENRYSSSYLDQSPDFVKLAEAYGAVGLRASRPDEVEGVILKALKVKGPVVMDFVVDSNENVYPMVPAGGSNYAMVFEDPKPVQEDKPARLADPDSILTA from the coding sequence ATGAAGTTGACAGGCTCCCAAATTTTACTTGAATCTCTTAAGAAAGAAGGGGTCGATACCATTTTTGGTCTTCCCGGAGGGGTGGTGTTGGGTATTTTTGATGCCCTTTATCATGAAAAGGCCCTGAAGGTCATCTTGACCCGCCATGAGCAGGGGGCCATGCATATGGGTGAGGGGTATGCCAAAGTAACCGGTAAAGCGGGGGTCGTTCTGGTGACCTCGGGACCCGGAGCGACCAATACCGTGACAGGGTTAACCAACGCCTATATGGATTCCTGTCCACTGGTGGTGATTACCGGTCAGGTGCCTACTCAAATGATTGGGAACGACGCCTTTCAGGAAGCCGATATTGTCGGAATCAGCCGTCCCTGCACGAAGTATAGTTTTCTCGTCAAAGATGTCAAAGATCTTGCCCAGATTATCAAAGAAGCGTTTTATATTGCGACCACCGGGCGCCCTGGTCCGGTTTTAATTGATCTCCCCAAAGATGTGACCTTTGCCAAAACCGAGTTTAAATATCCCGATAAGGTTTCGATCCGGAGTTATAACCCAACCATTCAGGGAAATAAATGGCAGGTCAAACAGGCGGCTCTTTCCATCGCAAAGGCCAAAAGACCCGTTTTGTACGTGGGTGGCGGTGTGGTGCTCTCTAATGCTTACGACGAAATCAAGGAATTGGCTGAACTAACCCAGATTCCGGTAACGATGACCTTAATGGGATTGGGGGCTTTTCCAGGCACACACCCTCTTTCCCTGGGAATGCTGGGCATGCATGGCTTGGCCTGCGCCAATTGGGCCGTTCATGACTGTGATCTATTAATTGCCGTGGGGGCGCGGTTTGACGACAGGGTTACCGGTAAGGTTTCTGAATTTGCGCCCAATTGCGAGGTGATCCATATTGATATCGACCCCACTTCGATCCGAAAGAATTTTAAGGTAGACGTTCCGATCGTCGGGGATGTGAAGAGTGTTTTAAAAGAATTAAATGAGGTCATTAAAAATTCTTTTATCGGCAACGAAGATTTGAAGGCGTTGAGAAAACCCTGGATGGCTCAAATTGGACAATGGAAAAAGGAACGGCCGCTGCAATATCATCAAGAAGCGGATGTCATTAAGCCCCAGTTTGTCATCGAAAAGCTCTATGAACTCACCAAGGGAAACGCCATTGTAACCACCGATGTCGGACAACATCAGATGTGGGCGGCGCAGTTTTATAAATTTAATCAATCCCGTACCTTTTTAAATTCCGGAGGTTTGGGAACGATGGGTTACGGTTTCCCCGCGGCTCTGGGAGCCCAGGCGGCTTTTCCGGAAAAACTTGTGATTAATATTAGCGGGGATGGAAGCATCCAGATGAATATTCAGGAATTGGCGACTGCAGTGGTGGAAAACCTCCCGGTGAAGGTAGCGATTTTGAATAACCGATATTTAGGAATGGTTCGCCAATGGCAGCAGCTTTTTTACGAAAACCGGTATTCTTCCAGCTATCTCGATCAAAGCCCCGATTTTGTCAAATTGGCCGAAGCCTACGGAGCGGTGGGACTCAGAGCGTCCAGGCCCGATGAAGTCGAGGGCGTCATTCTCAAGGCGTTAAAAGTTAAAGGGCCCGTCGTCATGGATTTTGTGGTGGATTCCAATGAAAACGTTTATCCTATGGTTCCGGCCGGCGGGTCAAACTACGCCATGGTTTTCGAAGATCCGAAGCCTGTTCAGGAAGACAAGCCTGCCCGATTGGCAGATCCCGATTCAATTTTAACCGCGTAA
- a CDS encoding phosphatidylserine decarboxylase family protein, which translates to MTKTKTRTFPIATEGFPYVFAGIGATLLSLLFGLTSITVFFGLVTVFVLQFFRNPNRKGSQEEGVILSPADGEIISVELIQEDRFLKDKAIKISIFMNVFNVHVNRAPYSGVVKKISYTRGKFFAANAEKASLENEQNAILLETDKGKKILFIQIAGLIARRIICYAKEGDRLEKGERCGIIKFGSRVDLYLPSDSKVAVKAKEKVKGGETVIGVLS; encoded by the coding sequence TTGACAAAAACAAAAACTAGAACGTTTCCTATCGCGACGGAGGGTTTTCCGTATGTCTTCGCGGGAATCGGAGCAACCCTTCTTTCTCTCCTGTTTGGTTTAACTTCAATAACGGTTTTCTTTGGTTTAGTCACCGTTTTCGTCCTTCAGTTTTTTAGAAATCCCAATCGAAAAGGTTCACAGGAAGAGGGGGTTATCCTTTCGCCGGCGGACGGGGAAATTATCTCGGTTGAACTCATACAGGAAGACCGGTTTTTAAAAGACAAAGCGATCAAAATCAGCATCTTCATGAACGTTTTTAATGTGCATGTGAACCGGGCTCCCTATTCCGGAGTTGTCAAGAAAATTTCTTATACCAGGGGGAAGTTCTTTGCGGCAAATGCGGAAAAAGCCTCTCTGGAAAATGAACAAAATGCGATTTTGCTGGAGACAGATAAAGGAAAGAAAATCCTTTTTATCCAGATTGCCGGACTGATTGCCCGGAGGATCATCTGTTATGCCAAAGAAGGGGATCGATTGGAAAAAGGGGAGCGGTGTGGTATAATAAAGTTCGGTTCAAGAGTCGACCTTTACCTTCCCTCCGATTCGAAAGTGGCCGTTAAAGCGAAAGAAAAGGTCAAAGGGGGAGAAACCGTGATTGGAGTCTTATCATGA
- the leuC gene encoding 3-isopropylmalate dehydratase large subunit translates to MKPKTMFEKIWENHIVHEEAGKPSLVYIDRHLVHEVTSPQAFEGLRLAGRKVRRPDLTFATMDHNVPTTDRSLPIEDPVSAVQIETLSKNCKEFEVTLFDLNHPDQGIVHVIGPELGLTLPGMTIVCGDSHTSTHGAFGALAFGIGTSEVEHVLATQCLWQDRPQTFLIEVNGKRPYGVEAKDMILSIIGHIGTEGGAGYVIEYGGETIRDLSMEERMTVCNMSIEGGARAGMIAPDEKTYTYLKGRPYVPGDFEKAVAGWKKLTGDPGAHYDRTLKIDAAALTPQVTWGTNPGQVASVADRVPNPSAFSDPNARKSAERALEYMGLKAETPIADIPVSRVFIGSCTNGRIEDLRRVAGFVKGRRVASSVYAMIVPGSQHVKQKAEEEGLHKTFKEAGFDWRESGCSMCLGMNPDTLKPGERCASTSNRNFEGRQGKGGRTHLVSPLMAAAAAIEGHFVDIRQYHLNGE, encoded by the coding sequence ATGAAGCCAAAAACAATGTTTGAGAAAATCTGGGAAAACCATATTGTTCATGAGGAGGCCGGGAAGCCGTCCCTTGTTTATATCGACCGGCATCTGGTGCATGAAGTGACGTCGCCGCAGGCGTTTGAAGGATTGCGGCTGGCGGGCCGTAAGGTCAGGCGGCCGGATTTGACCTTTGCGACGATGGACCATAATGTTCCCACGACCGACAGGTCGCTTCCGATTGAAGACCCGGTTTCCGCTGTTCAAATAGAGACCCTGTCAAAAAACTGTAAGGAGTTCGAGGTGACGCTTTTTGATCTCAATCACCCTGATCAGGGGATCGTCCATGTCATCGGTCCTGAACTTGGTTTGACCCTTCCCGGAATGACGATTGTCTGCGGCGACAGTCATACTTCCACCCATGGCGCCTTTGGCGCGCTTGCTTTCGGGATCGGAACCAGCGAAGTGGAGCATGTTCTGGCGACGCAATGTCTCTGGCAGGACCGGCCTCAAACCTTTTTAATAGAGGTGAATGGAAAGCGTCCTTACGGGGTCGAGGCAAAAGATATGATCCTTTCGATCATCGGTCATATTGGAACGGAAGGGGGTGCCGGCTACGTGATCGAGTATGGAGGAGAGACGATCCGGGACCTCTCGATGGAAGAGCGGATGACCGTTTGCAACATGTCGATTGAAGGGGGCGCCCGCGCGGGGATGATCGCGCCGGATGAAAAAACCTATACCTATCTCAAAGGACGTCCCTATGTTCCCGGAGACTTTGAAAAAGCGGTTGCCGGCTGGAAGAAATTAACCGGTGATCCGGGCGCTCACTATGACCGGACGTTAAAGATCGATGCTGCGGCATTAACGCCGCAGGTGACCTGGGGAACGAACCCGGGCCAGGTGGCGTCTGTCGCCGACCGTGTTCCCAACCCTTCTGCCTTTTCTGATCCAAACGCCCGGAAGTCGGCCGAGCGGGCCCTGGAGTATATGGGGCTCAAGGCCGAAACGCCTATTGCGGATATTCCGGTCAGCCGGGTTTTCATCGGGTCCTGCACCAACGGGAGGATCGAAGACCTTCGCAGGGTGGCCGGTTTTGTGAAAGGCCGCCGGGTCGCTTCTTCGGTTTACGCCATGATTGTCCCGGGATCTCAGCATGTGAAGCAAAAAGCGGAAGAGGAAGGATTGCATAAAACCTTCAAAGAAGCCGGTTTTGACTGGCGGGAATCGGGTTGTTCGATGTGTCTGGGGATGAATCCGGATACCTTAAAACCGGGAGAACGGTGTGCGTCCACATCCAATCGTAATTTTGAAGGGCGTCAGGGTAAAGGGGGCCGTACCCACCTCGTCAGTCCTTTGATGGCGGCCGCCGCCGCGATTGAAGGCCATTTTGTGGATATCAGACAATATCATTTAAATGGGGAATAA
- the ilvN gene encoding acetolactate synthase small subunit — protein MQRIISIQVENKFGVLSRVAGLFSGRGFNIESLSVGPTTDPTMSQMTIVTEGDERIIEQIVKQLNKLIDVIKVVDLTENEFVEREMALIKVHAKGEDRAEALRLTDIFRAKIIDSSPTSYTIEISGEVKKIEAMINLLRPLGIKEVVRTGRIAIAREEAKMLLQREKKVAEG, from the coding sequence ATGCAGCGTATCATTTCAATTCAGGTTGAGAACAAGTTTGGCGTTTTATCGCGAGTCGCCGGTCTTTTCAGCGGACGAGGATTTAATATTGAAAGCCTTTCAGTGGGTCCGACAACAGATCCCACCATGTCTCAAATGACGATTGTCACTGAAGGGGATGAGCGGATTATCGAACAGATCGTCAAGCAGCTCAATAAGCTGATCGATGTCATTAAAGTGGTTGATTTAACTGAAAACGAGTTCGTCGAACGGGAAATGGCTTTAATCAAAGTCCATGCAAAGGGAGAAGATCGGGCGGAGGCCCTTCGGCTCACCGATATCTTTAGAGCAAAAATCATCGATTCCAGTCCAACTTCTTATACCATTGAAATCTCCGGCGAGGTAAAAAAAATAGAAGCAATGATTAACCTCCTTCGACCCTTGGGAATAAAGGAGGTCGTCCGCACCGGTCGTATCGCGATTGCTCGTGAAGAAGCCAAAATGCTGTTGCAAAGAGAAAAGAAGGTCGCGGAAGGCTAA
- the pssA gene encoding CDP-diacylglycerol--serine O-phosphatidyltransferase, with translation MIKMTKVKQKGVYLIPNLFTTGNIFSGFYAIISIFNAEYLMAAYAILAATIFDTLDGKAARLANATSRFGTEYDSLADLISFGLAPGLLIYSWALHSYNRLGWIAAFLFVVCGALRLARFNVQSTVSDPRYFTGLPIPAAASTVAMMVILDNHILRLGSEVKPVLILVMTYALAFLMVSNIKYRSFKDINLNSKRSFQYLVWAILIFVVIVLEPHIMLFSIVVLYALSGPISRPFRAVFSRASTKKEEIDSDEEFDDFDEEQIHHPHR, from the coding sequence ATGATTAAAATGACAAAGGTAAAACAAAAAGGAGTTTATTTAATTCCTAACCTGTTTACCACCGGGAATATTTTCAGCGGTTTTTACGCCATTATTTCAATATTTAATGCGGAATATCTGATGGCTGCCTACGCCATTCTTGCCGCGACCATATTTGACACCCTTGACGGAAAAGCGGCCCGATTAGCCAATGCTACCAGCCGGTTCGGGACAGAATATGATTCCCTGGCTGATTTAATTTCTTTCGGTTTGGCCCCGGGATTGTTGATTTATTCCTGGGCGTTGCATTCGTACAATCGCCTGGGATGGATCGCCGCTTTTCTTTTCGTCGTTTGTGGCGCATTGCGTCTTGCAAGGTTTAACGTCCAATCCACGGTGTCAGATCCCCGGTATTTTACCGGGCTTCCTATTCCTGCGGCCGCCAGCACTGTTGCGATGATGGTCATCCTGGACAATCACATTCTAAGGCTTGGGTCTGAAGTAAAACCGGTTTTAATTCTCGTGATGACCTACGCCCTGGCTTTCTTAATGGTCAGTAATATCAAATATCGCAGTTTTAAAGATATTAATTTAAATTCCAAACGTTCTTTTCAATATCTGGTTTGGGCGATTCTTATTTTTGTCGTGATTGTGTTAGAGCCCCATATTATGTTATTCTCAATCGTGGTTCTCTATGCGCTTTCAGGGCCGATTTCCAGGCCTTTTAGAGCGGTGTTTTCAAGGGCCTCGACGAAGAAAGAAGAGATTGATTCGGATGAAGAATTTGATGATTTTGATGAGGAGCAGATTCATCATCCTCATCGATAA
- the leuD gene encoding 3-isopropylmalate dehydratase small subunit, with product MEPFTKLNGIVASLDLNNVDTDQIIPKQFLKRIERTGFGQFLFFDWRLDKDHRLNPDFELNAPRYQGAAILVTRANFGCGSSREHAPWALLDYGFRCIIAPSFADIFYNNCFKNGILPVRLSEEKTETLFQHVRKTPGYRLTVDLQEKKITSEDGLVFSIEVDDYRRHCLLNGLDDIGLTLQYEGKIKEYEARQA from the coding sequence ATGGAACCTTTTACAAAACTAAACGGAATTGTGGCTTCCCTTGATCTGAATAACGTCGATACCGACCAGATTATTCCCAAGCAGTTTCTTAAGCGGATTGAGCGGACCGGGTTCGGTCAGTTCCTTTTTTTTGACTGGCGGTTAGACAAAGACCATCGTTTAAATCCGGATTTTGAACTGAATGCCCCGCGTTATCAGGGCGCCGCGATTTTGGTGACCCGCGCCAATTTTGGGTGCGGCTCTTCCCGGGAGCATGCCCCGTGGGCGCTTCTCGATTACGGTTTTCGATGTATTATTGCCCCTTCGTTTGCCGATATTTTTTACAATAATTGTTTTAAGAACGGGATTCTTCCCGTCCGGTTGAGCGAAGAGAAAACCGAGACGCTTTTTCAGCATGTTCGGAAGACGCCGGGTTATCGGTTGACGGTGGACCTTCAGGAAAAGAAGATCACCTCTGAGGACGGCCTGGTCTTTTCCATCGAGGTGGATGACTATCGCCGCCATTGCCTCCTCAACGGCCTGGATGATATCGGACTGACCCTCCAATACGAGGGAAAGATAAAGGAATACGAAGCCAGACAGGCTTAA
- the ilvC gene encoding ketol-acid reductoisomerase, protein MKIYYDQDGELKNLKNKTIAIIGYGSQGHAHANNLKESGLNVVVGLRPGKSWEKAERAGLKVMKVSDAAKASDILMILAPDELQGALFSEEIAPFLKEGAYLAFAHGFSIHFGQIIPRKDLNVFMVAPKGPGHLVRSEYTKGSGVPALLAIHQDPSGDTKNIGLAYAKGIGAGRAGVIETNFREETETDLFGEQSVLCGGLTALIMAGYETLTEAGYSPEMAYFECLHEVKLIVDLIYEGGISNMRYSISNTAKYGDLTRGPRIVTEQTKAEMKKILSEIQSGSFAKEWILENKANRPVFNALSKKGEKHPIEEVGARLREMMPWLKKERLVDKNKN, encoded by the coding sequence ATGAAGATTTATTACGATCAGGACGGAGAGTTAAAAAATCTAAAAAATAAAACCATTGCCATTATTGGCTATGGAAGCCAGGGGCATGCTCACGCCAACAATTTAAAGGAGAGCGGACTCAATGTGGTGGTTGGATTAAGACCGGGGAAATCATGGGAAAAAGCAGAGCGGGCAGGGTTGAAGGTCATGAAGGTGAGTGACGCCGCAAAGGCCTCTGACATCCTCATGATTTTGGCTCCGGATGAACTTCAGGGCGCTCTTTTTTCGGAAGAAATCGCGCCCTTTCTTAAAGAAGGCGCTTATTTAGCCTTTGCGCACGGGTTTAGCATTCATTTCGGCCAGATTATTCCGCGAAAAGACCTGAATGTCTTTATGGTCGCCCCTAAAGGTCCGGGTCATCTGGTGCGGTCAGAATATACCAAAGGAAGCGGTGTTCCAGCTCTTTTGGCCATTCATCAAGACCCTTCCGGTGACACTAAAAACATTGGGCTGGCCTATGCCAAAGGCATCGGCGCCGGGAGAGCCGGGGTTATCGAAACGAATTTCCGGGAAGAAACCGAGACCGATCTTTTTGGAGAACAGTCCGTTCTCTGCGGCGGCTTGACCGCGCTCATTATGGCCGGATACGAAACCCTGACCGAAGCCGGATATTCTCCCGAAATGGCCTATTTTGAATGTCTCCATGAAGTCAAATTGATTGTCGACCTGATTTATGAAGGGGGAATTTCCAACATGAGGTATTCGATCAGCAATACCGCCAAATATGGAGATCTAACCCGCGGTCCGCGAATCGTTACCGAACAGACTAAAGCGGAAATGAAAAAAATATTGTCCGAAATCCAGTCTGGCTCTTTTGCGAAAGAATGGATTCTTGAAAACAAAGCCAATCGGCCTGTTTTCAATGCCTTAAGTAAAAAGGGCGAAAAACACCCGATTGAAGAGGTCGGGGCTCGCCTGCGGGAGATGATGCCATGGTTAAAAAAGGAACGGCTGGTTGACAAAAACAAAAACTAG
- a CDS encoding 2-isopropylmalate synthase, protein MRTIKIFDTTLRDGEQSPGCSMNVEEKVIIARQLAQLGVDIIEAGFAISSPGDFEAIQKISREVEGPVICSLARARVEDIERAAAAIADAPRKRIHTFLSTSDIHLEHQFRMTRDEAKDRASEMVRRAKALVDDVEFSPMDATRSDPFYLYSVLEAVIDAGAITINIPDTVGYATPEEFGALIKGIKENVRNIQYAVISVHCHNDLGLAVANSLAAIKNGAGQVECTINGIGERAGNASLEEVVMALRIKKNVYDADTKVKTEEIIKSSRLLTRITGMQVQANKAIVGANAFAHESGIHQDGLLKEKSTYEIISPASVGLSQSKMVMGKHSGRHAFRTRLKEMGFELTEDEMNHAFERFKKLADQKKEVYEDDLNAIVSDEISKQHETFRLKNLYVESGTQVSPTATIELEREGRVIKEIGKGDGPVDAVYKTLDKLTQNKGKLLSYIVSAITGGTDAQGEVTVKLEENGKVVAGHGSDTDILIASAKAYLNALNKLAGMRDLHSGKKISIHNP, encoded by the coding sequence ATGAGGACCATTAAAATATTTGATACGACCTTAAGAGACGGGGAGCAGTCCCCGGGATGCAGTATGAATGTGGAAGAAAAGGTCATCATCGCCAGGCAATTGGCTCAGCTTGGGGTCGATATTATCGAAGCGGGCTTTGCCATCAGCTCGCCTGGGGATTTTGAGGCGATTCAAAAAATATCACGGGAGGTTGAAGGACCGGTCATTTGCAGTCTTGCCAGGGCGCGAGTGGAGGATATAGAGCGCGCGGCAGCTGCCATCGCCGACGCTCCGCGAAAAAGAATTCATACTTTTCTCTCGACATCCGATATTCATCTTGAACACCAGTTCAGGATGACCCGGGATGAAGCTAAAGACCGGGCGTCTGAAATGGTCCGAAGGGCAAAAGCCCTGGTTGACGATGTGGAGTTTTCTCCGATGGATGCCACCCGGTCTGACCCGTTTTATCTTTATAGCGTTTTGGAAGCGGTGATTGATGCCGGAGCCATTACGATTAACATTCCGGATACGGTTGGATACGCAACGCCGGAGGAATTTGGCGCTCTGATTAAAGGGATTAAAGAAAATGTCCGGAATATTCAGTATGCCGTCATATCGGTTCATTGCCATAATGACCTGGGGCTGGCTGTCGCCAATTCGTTGGCCGCGATAAAAAACGGAGCGGGACAGGTGGAGTGCACCATTAATGGAATCGGGGAACGGGCTGGAAATGCTTCCCTGGAAGAGGTGGTCATGGCGTTAAGGATAAAAAAGAATGTCTACGATGCTGATACAAAAGTGAAAACTGAAGAAATTATCAAAAGCAGCCGCCTGCTCACCCGAATTACCGGCATGCAGGTGCAGGCAAACAAAGCCATTGTCGGAGCGAACGCTTTTGCCCATGAATCGGGGATTCACCAGGATGGACTCCTCAAAGAAAAATCAACGTATGAAATTATTTCACCGGCGTCGGTCGGTTTAAGCCAGAGTAAAATGGTCATGGGAAAACATTCCGGACGACACGCTTTTAGAACCCGTTTAAAAGAAATGGGGTTTGAACTGACGGAAGATGAGATGAATCATGCGTTTGAAAGGTTTAAAAAGCTGGCTGACCAGAAAAAAGAGGTGTATGAAGATGACTTAAATGCCATTGTCAGCGATGAAATTTCCAAACAGCATGAAACTTTTCGGCTGAAAAACCTCTATGTGGAAAGTGGAACGCAGGTTAGTCCAACAGCGACTATTGAATTGGAGAGAGAAGGCCGGGTTATCAAAGAAATTGGTAAAGGAGATGGGCCCGTCGATGCGGTTTACAAAACGCTTGATAAACTCACTCAGAATAAAGGAAAACTTCTTTCTTATATCGTGTCGGCCATTACCGGCGGGACGGACGCGCAGGGCGAAGTTACGGTCAAGCTGGAGGAAAATGGCAAGGTCGTCGCGGGTCATGGTTCTGATACCGATATTTTGATCGCCAGCGCCAAAGCCTACTTAAATGCGCTCAACAAGCTGGCAGGAATGAGAGACCTTCATTCTGGCAAAAAAATCTCCATCCACAACCCGTAA